One genomic segment of Sphingobacteriales bacterium includes these proteins:
- a CDS encoding trypsin-like peptidase domain-containing protein, which translates to MGETRSWSSGAKKTKSTIGSGVIISSDGYIITNNHVLQRDGFIEITLPNKQERRAVVVGVDEETDLALLKIDAFNLKPMQFGNSDSTYVGDWILAVGSPFNLRTTVTAGIVSAKDRKIEKNKSGKNTGSYIQTDAVVNPGNSGGALVNLRGELVGINTLIASTTGTYDGYAFAIPVNVVVKVAADLKTYGVTKRAFLGANFLDIDQELALRLSLPSLSGICVEFVNPNGAAAEAGLRKWDVITEVQNYPVINVAQLQQRLSQFNPGDVINLTYLRDGREYYCDMLLKNQKNNTEKITSDANILDQLGADFYELELNEARKIGLLHGGIRVSNISRGLLRKYTPMREGFIITNIDGKIIRSVRELEAALGEAKSTKKKANIEGIYPPSSTTNNKNAISKATQVFYLLNLN; encoded by the coding sequence TTGGGCGAAACAAGGTCGTGGAGTAGTGGAGCTAAAAAAACAAAATCTACCATTGGCTCTGGGGTAATTATCAGCAGCGATGGATATATAATTACTAACAATCATGTACTACAACGCGATGGTTTTATTGAAATTACCTTGCCCAACAAACAAGAACGCAGGGCAGTTGTTGTTGGCGTAGATGAGGAAACCGATTTGGCGTTGTTAAAGATTGATGCCTTTAATTTAAAACCCATGCAGTTTGGCAATTCTGACTCGACATATGTTGGCGATTGGATTTTGGCGGTTGGCAGCCCGTTTAACCTTCGCACAACGGTAACTGCAGGCATTGTAAGTGCAAAAGACCGGAAAATTGAAAAGAACAAATCTGGTAAAAATACCGGATCGTATATTCAAACCGATGCAGTTGTAAACCCGGGAAACAGTGGCGGTGCGTTGGTAAATTTGCGTGGCGAACTGGTAGGAATTAATACGCTTATTGCCTCAACAACAGGCACTTACGATGGCTATGCTTTTGCAATTCCGGTAAATGTAGTAGTTAAAGTAGCTGCCGATCTTAAAACTTATGGTGTAACAAAACGCGCATTTTTAGGGGCTAATTTTTTAGATATTGATCAAGAGCTGGCACTACGTCTGTCTTTACCAAGTTTAAGTGGTATATGCGTTGAGTTTGTGAACCCAAACGGGGCGGCAGCCGAAGCCGGGCTGCGAAAATGGGACGTAATCACCGAAGTTCAAAATTATCCGGTTATAAATGTAGCACAACTACAACAGCGTTTATCCCAGTTCAACCCCGGCGATGTCATAAACTTAACCTACCTTCGCGATGGCCGGGAATATTATTGCGATATGTTATTAAAAAACCAAAAAAATAATACCGAAAAAATAACTTCGGATGCCAATATATTAGATCAATTAGGCGCTGACTTTTACGAATTAGAATTAAACGAAGCCCGGAAAATAGGGCTTCTGCATGGTGGTATTAGGGTAAGCAATATTTCGAGGGGGTTATTGCGCAAATATACACCTATGCGCGAAGGGTTTATTATTACCAATATTGATGGAAAAATAATAAGATCGGTCAGAGAGTTGGAAGCAGCCTTAGGCGAAGCAAAATCAACAAAGAAAAAGGCTAATATTGAGGGTATTTACCCGCCCAGCAGCACTACCAACAATAAAAACGCCATAAGCAAAGCTACACAAGTATTTTATCTGCTAAACTTAAACTAA
- a CDS encoding NAD(P)/FAD-dependent oxidoreductase: MNSIENIAPKGQLKRVVIVGAGFAGLKLARKLPQNQFQVVLIDKNNYHQFQPLFYQVATAGLEPSSISFPLRKALHKRKNIHIRTAQAQNIDVANHQLLTDIGSVNYDYLVLALGADTNYFNMVNIAQNAIPMKSVTEALYLRNTILQNFEDALNTTDPNELAALMNIIVVGGGPTGVELAGAIAEMKKHVLPKDYPELDFTRMHIYLVESSDKVLGVMSSQAAYKAHQYLTKLGVEVLTNVAVKDYDGHCASLANGQEIYARTLLWAAGIKANSILGLPNTVYGRGGRLITDAFNAVQGYPDIFALGDMALTPDDKYPNGHPQVAPVAIQQADNLAKNLVRMQKQQNLLPFKYVNQGSLATIGRNLAVADLPSFKLRGFLAWILWLFVHLMSIVGVKNRLFIFINWAWSYFTYDQSLRLLIKPYTKQKMNQNQSQ; the protein is encoded by the coding sequence ATGAACAGCATAGAAAATATTGCCCCAAAAGGACAACTTAAAAGGGTAGTAATTGTAGGTGCAGGTTTCGCCGGCCTCAAATTAGCCCGAAAACTGCCCCAGAATCAGTTTCAAGTCGTTTTAATAGATAAAAACAATTATCACCAGTTTCAGCCCTTGTTTTACCAAGTGGCAACCGCCGGACTTGAGCCAAGTTCTATATCGTTTCCGTTGCGCAAAGCCCTGCATAAGCGCAAAAATATACATATACGCACCGCGCAAGCGCAAAATATTGATGTTGCTAACCACCAACTACTAACCGATATTGGCAGTGTAAATTACGACTATTTAGTTTTAGCTTTAGGGGCCGATACCAATTATTTTAATATGGTCAATATTGCCCAAAACGCCATCCCAATGAAATCGGTAACCGAGGCATTATACCTGCGCAATACCATTTTACAAAACTTCGAAGATGCCCTTAACACAACCGACCCCAACGAGTTGGCAGCCTTAATGAATATTATAGTAGTTGGCGGCGGCCCAACTGGGGTTGAGCTTGCCGGCGCAATTGCCGAAATGAAAAAACATGTATTGCCCAAAGATTATCCGGAATTAGATTTTACCCGAATGCACATCTACTTAGTCGAATCGAGCGATAAGGTGTTAGGTGTTATGTCGAGCCAAGCGGCATACAAAGCGCATCAATATTTAACCAAATTAGGGGTCGAGGTGTTAACTAACGTTGCTGTAAAAGACTACGATGGGCATTGTGCCTCCCTTGCCAACGGTCAAGAAATATATGCACGCACCTTGTTATGGGCTGCTGGTATTAAAGCCAACAGCATACTAGGTTTGCCCAATACGGTGTACGGACGCGGAGGCAGGCTGATAACCGATGCTTTTAATGCGGTACAAGGGTATCCGGATATTTTTGCCCTTGGCGATATGGCCCTCACCCCAGACGATAAATATCCAAATGGACACCCCCAGGTAGCACCAGTAGCCATTCAACAAGCCGATAATTTGGCCAAAAACTTAGTGCGAATGCAAAAACAGCAAAACTTGCTCCCTTTTAAATATGTCAATCAAGGCTCACTCGCAACTATTGGCAGAAATTTAGCCGTTGCCGACCTGCCTAGTTTTAAATTAAGAGGCTTTTTAGCCTGGATTTTATGGTTGTTTGTACACTTAATGAGTATAGTTGGGGTAAAAAATAGACTGTTTATCTTTATTAATTGGGCGTGGAGCTATTTTACTTACGACCAATCTTTGCGTTTGTTGATTAAACCCTACACCAAACAAAAAATGAACCAAAACCAAAGCCAATAA
- a CDS encoding c-type cytochrome: MMYRFFAFLCIVVTFWVGITTSTFAAVDKNGDAYKKGEALYKANCASCHKMNEKLVGPPSAGMHTRYSKEWLHKWIRNSQDMVKAGDPQAVAVFKENNGAIMTPFANLTDAEIDNIITYVEGESEAPAAAAAAPAGGAAPNAATAATGAGADKSTDEYKKGEALYKANCTSCHKMHEKLVGPASAGMHTRYSKEWLHKWIHNSQDLIKAGDPQAVAIFKEFNSAVMTPFTNLSDAEIDNIIAYVKAESEAPSATAPAGGVTAGSAAPSSINYLAIIFGVLAVILLVFLLVLSRITGRLSDSLREKMGKFIPIKTSSEKMWFSKKIMATLALLAVVLFGYHMTQGAINLGRQTNYAPDQPIKFSHKLHAGTQKIPCQYCHSGAAKGKSSVIPAPNLCMNCHKAIKKGPTYGETEIAKIYNAVGWDPEKMAYKENYQQKPIEWVRVHNLPDYVYFNHSQHVVAGGLQCQTCHGPVEEMDVLKQHSTLNMGWCVNCHRQTEVQFTNNNYYSTYEKMHEDLKSGKIKKVTVDDIGGTECMKCHY; this comes from the coding sequence ATGATGTATCGTTTTTTTGCCTTTTTATGTATTGTAGTAACATTTTGGGTAGGCATAACTACCTCAACCTTTGCTGCTGTTGATAAGAACGGCGACGCTTATAAAAAAGGAGAGGCACTATACAAAGCCAACTGCGCCAGTTGCCATAAAATGAACGAAAAACTAGTAGGCCCTCCGTCGGCGGGTATGCATACTAGATACTCAAAAGAATGGTTGCACAAATGGATTCGCAACTCGCAAGATATGGTAAAGGCCGGTGACCCGCAGGCCGTAGCTGTTTTTAAGGAGAATAATGGTGCTATTATGACCCCGTTTGCCAACTTAACGGATGCCGAAATTGACAATATCATTACTTACGTAGAGGGAGAAAGCGAGGCTCCAGCCGCCGCCGCAGCAGCACCCGCAGGTGGCGCTGCCCCTAATGCAGCCACAGCGGCAACCGGGGCTGGCGCTGATAAAAGCACCGACGAATATAAAAAAGGTGAGGCACTGTATAAAGCCAATTGTACCAGTTGCCATAAAATGCACGAAAAATTAGTAGGCCCTGCATCGGCAGGTATGCATACCCGATACTCAAAAGAATGGTTGCATAAATGGATACATAACTCACAAGACTTGATAAAGGCCGGCGACCCACAAGCCGTAGCTATTTTCAAGGAGTTTAATAGTGCTGTTATGACTCCGTTTACTAACTTGTCGGATGCCGAAATTGACAATATCATTGCCTATGTTAAGGCAGAAAGCGAAGCTCCGTCCGCTACAGCACCCGCTGGCGGTGTAACTGCCGGATCTGCTGCGCCTAGCTCCATTAACTACTTAGCCATAATATTCGGTGTGTTAGCTGTCATATTGTTGGTTTTCCTATTAGTACTTAGCCGTATTACAGGCCGCCTTAGCGATTCGTTGCGCGAAAAAATGGGTAAATTCATACCCATAAAAACAAGTAGCGAAAAAATGTGGTTCAGCAAAAAAATAATGGCAACCTTAGCATTATTAGCGGTAGTGCTATTTGGCTATCACATGACGCAAGGTGCTATTAATTTAGGTCGTCAAACTAATTATGCTCCTGACCAACCTATTAAGTTTTCGCATAAATTACACGCCGGCACCCAAAAAATACCTTGCCAATACTGCCATAGCGGGGCAGCTAAAGGCAAATCTTCTGTTATACCTGCACCCAATTTGTGTATGAATTGCCACAAAGCCATTAAAAAAGGCCCTACCTATGGCGAAACAGAAATTGCCAAAATTTACAATGCAGTAGGCTGGGATCCTGAAAAAATGGCCTATAAAGAAAATTACCAACAAAAACCTATTGAATGGGTGCGCGTGCATAACCTACCCGACTATGTTTACTTCAACCACTCGCAACACGTTGTGGCAGGAGGTCTTCAATGCCAAACCTGTCACGGCCCTGTTGAAGAAATGGATGTACTAAAGCAACACAGTACCTTAAATATGGGCTGGTGTGTAAACTGCCACCGCCAAACTGAAGTACAATTTACAAACAACAATTATTACTCGACGTACGAAAAAATGCACGAAGACCTTAAGTCGGGTAAAATTAAAAAAGTTACTGTTGATGATATTGGCGGAACAGAATGTATGAAATGCCACTATTAA
- the metH gene encoding methionine synthase: MILQTLVLSGLEAVSLYPGSNFVNIGERTNVTGSRQFARLIREGRYEDALVVARQQVENGAQILDVNMDEGLLDSELAMTTFLNLIATEPDIARIPIMIDSSKWSVIEAGLKCVQGKGIVNSISLKEGEVAFIDQAKKVRRYGAAVVVMAFDEQGQAETTERKVSICQRAYKILTEQVGFQPTDIIFDPNIFAIATGIEEHNNYALYYIAAAKQIKQLMPLTKISGGVSNLSFSFRGNEVVREAMHSVFLYHAIQAGMDMGIVNAGMIAVYDEIEPKLRQLCEAVILNQHPEATEQLLAYAETVKQTGTTRIKDEAWRQTTFEERLKHALVNGITDYIEADTAEALEKLGRPILVIEGPLMAGMNVVGDLFGSGKMFLPQVVKSARVMKKAVAWLQPFMETELQQQQEQTGNKNKQGKIVLATVKGDVHDIGKNIVGVVLACNNYEVIDLGVMVPTQAILDTARREEADIIGLSGLITPSLDEMVQVAAEMQEQDFNVPLLIGGATTSQTHTAVKIVPQYRHPVIHVLDASRCVPVVSALLNPETKNNYVQQVQTQYNELRERHQRKQAQKNLLSLAQSRANKLQVNWSGYTPPQPKKMGVTVFDNYNLADLVPFIDWTPFFQSWQLAGKYPDILTDKIVGTQATKLFADAQTLLNRIVSEKWLTARGVVGLFKANSINDDDIWVFNNTIDNATPQQPLAVLHHLRQQTQKSEGLPNLCLADFIAPLHNNNDSSKPIEDYIGAFAVTAGIGIEGWIQHFEQNHDDYNAIILKALADRLAEAFAEHLHQYVRRNLWGYETGQPHTNQALIDELYTGIRPAPGYPACPDHTEKTTLWQLLNVTQNTGIQLTENFAMYPAATVCGWYFSHPESKYFAVGQITPEQATDIAQRKNLDPKTMMRWLAPNLG; this comes from the coding sequence TTGATTTTGCAAACATTAGTTTTAAGTGGCCTCGAAGCAGTTAGCCTTTACCCCGGCAGCAATTTTGTAAATATTGGCGAACGGACTAACGTAACCGGCTCGCGGCAGTTCGCCCGGCTTATACGCGAGGGGCGTTATGAAGATGCACTGGTAGTTGCCAGGCAACAGGTTGAAAATGGCGCACAAATATTAGACGTAAACATGGACGAAGGCCTGTTGGATAGCGAACTGGCCATGACCACCTTTTTAAACCTGATAGCTACCGAACCAGATATTGCCCGTATTCCAATAATGATAGACTCGTCGAAGTGGTCGGTTATTGAGGCCGGATTAAAATGTGTACAGGGCAAGGGCATCGTCAATTCTATATCGTTAAAAGAGGGAGAGGTCGCCTTTATAGACCAAGCCAAAAAAGTACGCCGTTATGGTGCCGCCGTTGTGGTAATGGCTTTTGACGAGCAAGGGCAAGCCGAAACAACCGAACGAAAAGTAAGCATTTGCCAACGTGCTTATAAAATATTAACTGAACAAGTGGGGTTTCAGCCAACTGACATTATATTTGACCCCAATATTTTTGCCATAGCAACCGGAATTGAAGAGCATAACAACTACGCCCTTTATTATATTGCCGCCGCTAAACAAATTAAACAATTAATGCCTCTTACTAAAATAAGCGGGGGGGTTAGTAATTTATCGTTTTCGTTTAGAGGCAACGAAGTTGTGCGCGAGGCCATGCACTCGGTTTTTTTATATCATGCTATACAAGCTGGTATGGATATGGGTATAGTAAATGCCGGAATGATTGCCGTTTACGACGAAATTGAACCCAAACTGCGCCAACTTTGCGAGGCTGTAATTTTAAACCAACACCCCGAGGCTACCGAACAATTATTGGCTTACGCCGAAACTGTAAAACAAACGGGTACAACCCGCATAAAAGACGAGGCTTGGCGGCAAACAACTTTTGAGGAACGTCTTAAACATGCCTTAGTAAATGGTATAACCGATTATATTGAAGCCGATACCGCCGAAGCCCTTGAAAAACTTGGGCGACCTATATTGGTTATTGAAGGGCCGCTAATGGCAGGCATGAACGTTGTAGGCGACCTTTTTGGCTCGGGAAAAATGTTTTTGCCCCAAGTTGTAAAAAGTGCCCGGGTAATGAAAAAAGCAGTTGCCTGGCTTCAGCCTTTTATGGAAACCGAACTACAACAACAGCAAGAACAAACAGGAAACAAAAATAAGCAAGGCAAAATTGTATTAGCTACCGTAAAGGGCGATGTGCACGATATTGGTAAAAATATTGTTGGCGTAGTGCTGGCCTGCAATAATTACGAAGTAATTGACCTTGGTGTTATGGTGCCAACTCAAGCTATATTAGATACTGCCCGCCGCGAAGAGGCCGATATTATTGGGCTAAGCGGACTTATAACGCCATCGTTAGATGAAATGGTACAAGTTGCCGCCGAAATGCAAGAACAAGACTTTAACGTTCCGCTGCTGATCGGTGGCGCAACAACAAGCCAAACACATACTGCCGTAAAAATTGTACCGCAATATAGGCATCCGGTAATACATGTATTAGATGCCAGTCGCTGTGTGCCCGTAGTAAGTGCTTTGCTCAATCCGGAAACAAAAAACAACTACGTTCAACAAGTACAAACGCAATACAACGAGTTGCGCGAACGGCATCAACGCAAACAGGCTCAAAAGAATCTGCTAAGTTTAGCCCAGTCCCGAGCCAATAAATTACAGGTAAATTGGAGCGGCTACACGCCTCCTCAACCTAAAAAAATGGGGGTTACGGTTTTTGACAATTACAATTTGGCCGATTTGGTTCCATTTATTGATTGGACACCATTTTTTCAATCGTGGCAGTTGGCAGGCAAATATCCGGATATATTAACCGATAAAATAGTAGGTACGCAGGCAACAAAACTATTTGCCGATGCACAAACCTTGTTGAATCGAATTGTATCGGAAAAATGGCTGACCGCACGTGGCGTGGTAGGTTTGTTTAAAGCCAACAGCATTAATGACGATGACATTTGGGTTTTTAACAACACCATCGACAATGCTACCCCGCAACAACCTTTGGCTGTTTTACATCATTTGCGGCAACAAACACAAAAATCAGAAGGTTTGCCCAACCTTTGCCTTGCCGACTTTATAGCGCCACTACATAATAATAATGATAGCTCAAAACCTATTGAGGACTATATAGGAGCTTTTGCCGTTACTGCCGGCATAGGTATTGAAGGGTGGATACAACATTTTGAGCAAAATCACGACGATTACAACGCAATAATACTTAAAGCCCTTGCCGACCGACTTGCCGAAGCCTTTGCCGAACACCTGCACCAATATGTAAGGCGCAATCTTTGGGGCTACGAAACTGGGCAGCCGCATACCAACCAAGCGCTTATTGATGAACTTTATACCGGCATAAGACCAGCTCCGGGCTACCCCGCCTGCCCCGACCACACCGAAAAAACTACACTTTGGCAACTGCTGAATGTAACCCAAAATACCGGCATCCAACTTACCGAAAACTTTGCCATGTACCCCGCGGCAACTGTTTGCGGTTGGTATTTTAGTCACCCCGAAAGTAAGTATTTTGCCGTTGGGCAAATTACCCCCGAACAAGCCACCGACATAGCCCAGCGCAAAAACCTTGACCCAAAAACAATGATGCGCTGGTTAGCCCCCAATTTGGGGTAA
- the lon gene encoding endopeptidase La, whose product MPNTLMNIDEEMEFLPFMPIEVQDDSDTNYPPEYPDTLPLIPLRNTVLFIGVTVPIAIGRENSVRAIKHANSRNKFVALLAQKNQDVEQPNQDELYQTGTIARIVRTLRMPDGSMTAILQGKHLFETVEIIPTNEPFYLVKINILPTEPVPNDPEFKALTSAVRDTAINIINNSPHIPDEAATMLRDIDKPEKLLHFVATNLNVDIAEKQFLLEKTDYKQRAFKTLQHLSVELQLLELKNKIQQRARVDIDKQQRDYFLQQQLRSIQEELGDSTDADMDEFSLRAGKKQWPKAAKEAFERELKRLRRMNPAMPDYSMALNYVELLLDLPWQQYTKDDFNLNRAIDILDKDHYGLEKVKTRIIEYLAVLKLKGDMKSPILCFLGPPGVGKTSLGQSVAKALRRKYIRMSLGGLHDEAEIRGHRRTYIGAMPGRILQNINKAKSANPVFILDEVDKMGSDFRGDPSNALLEVLDPEQNFSFYDNYLEVDFDLSKVLFIATANTLEGLHPALRDRMEIIQISGYSLEEKIEIAKRHLVPKQRENHGLVAKQIKLTDVVLATIVQKYTRESGVRELDRQIAAVMRATAKKVALNETYNITIKPTELSSILGKRTYENDIYQDDNPAGVSVGLAWTPTGGDILFIETSLSLGSGNLTLTGNLGEVMKESATTALSFIKANHQIWAIDPDRIAHTNFHLHVPEGAVPKDGPSAGIAMLTALVSALTNKPVKPYLAMTGEITLRGKVLPVGGIKEKILAAKRTGIKTVILCADNKKDVDDIKPNYITGLEIHYVKHIKDVIAAGIDL is encoded by the coding sequence ATGCCCAATACCTTAATGAACATTGACGAAGAAATGGAATTTTTGCCATTTATGCCAATTGAGGTACAAGACGACAGCGACACCAATTATCCACCTGAATATCCGGATACTTTACCCCTGATACCTTTGCGAAATACCGTATTGTTTATAGGTGTAACAGTGCCAATAGCTATAGGCCGCGAAAACTCGGTACGTGCCATTAAACACGCCAACAGCCGCAACAAATTTGTAGCCTTGTTAGCCCAAAAAAATCAAGATGTTGAACAACCCAACCAAGATGAATTATACCAAACAGGCACTATCGCGCGTATTGTTCGTACCCTGCGAATGCCCGATGGCTCAATGACTGCTATTTTACAAGGCAAACACCTGTTTGAAACAGTAGAAATAATTCCTACCAATGAACCTTTTTACTTAGTAAAAATCAATATACTACCCACCGAACCAGTACCCAACGACCCCGAATTTAAAGCCCTTACCTCGGCAGTACGCGATACAGCTATAAATATCATTAACAACTCGCCACATATACCCGACGAGGCTGCTACTATGCTGCGCGATATTGACAAACCCGAAAAACTGCTGCATTTTGTAGCTACAAATTTAAACGTCGATATTGCCGAAAAACAATTTCTATTAGAAAAAACTGATTACAAACAGCGTGCCTTTAAAACCTTACAACATTTAAGTGTTGAATTACAACTATTAGAACTAAAAAACAAAATTCAGCAAAGAGCACGTGTTGATATTGATAAACAACAGCGCGATTATTTTTTGCAACAACAATTGCGCTCAATACAAGAAGAATTAGGTGACAGCACCGATGCCGACATGGATGAGTTTAGTCTGCGAGCCGGAAAAAAACAGTGGCCTAAAGCTGCAAAAGAAGCATTTGAACGCGAACTAAAACGCCTGCGCCGGATGAACCCAGCCATGCCCGATTATAGTATGGCCTTAAACTACGTTGAATTATTACTTGATTTGCCATGGCAACAATATACCAAAGACGATTTTAACCTAAACCGGGCTATTGATATCTTAGATAAAGACCACTACGGGCTCGAAAAAGTAAAAACCCGGATTATCGAATATTTGGCCGTGTTAAAACTTAAAGGCGACATGAAATCGCCAATTTTGTGCTTTTTAGGCCCTCCCGGTGTAGGTAAAACATCATTAGGACAATCGGTGGCCAAAGCACTTAGACGCAAATACATCCGGATGTCGTTAGGTGGTCTGCACGACGAGGCCGAAATACGCGGGCACCGCAGAACTTATATCGGTGCTATGCCCGGGCGGATCCTTCAAAATATTAACAAAGCAAAATCAGCAAATCCCGTTTTTATTTTAGACGAAGTAGATAAAATGGGTAGCGATTTTAGAGGCGATCCCTCAAACGCTTTGTTGGAAGTTCTTGACCCCGAACAAAATTTTAGCTTTTACGATAATTATTTAGAGGTTGACTTCGACCTGTCGAAAGTGTTATTTATAGCAACCGCCAATACGCTCGAAGGATTGCATCCGGCATTGCGCGACCGGATGGAAATCATTCAAATATCGGGCTACTCTTTAGAAGAAAAAATAGAAATTGCCAAAAGGCACCTGGTTCCTAAACAACGCGAAAATCACGGCTTAGTGGCCAAACAAATTAAATTAACTGATGTAGTTTTGGCTACCATCGTTCAAAAATACACGCGCGAGTCGGGTGTGCGCGAGTTAGACCGGCAAATTGCCGCCGTTATGCGCGCGACAGCAAAAAAAGTTGCCTTGAACGAAACCTATAATATTACCATTAAACCCACCGAACTTAGCAGTATTTTAGGTAAACGTACCTACGAAAACGATATATACCAAGACGATAATCCGGCGGGGGTATCGGTAGGGTTAGCGTGGACACCTACCGGCGGCGATATTCTGTTTATAGAAACCAGCCTAAGTCTGGGCTCGGGCAATCTTACCCTTACGGGCAATCTTGGCGAGGTAATGAAAGAAAGTGCTACAACCGCCCTCAGCTTTATAAAAGCTAATCATCAAATATGGGCTATTGACCCCGACCGCATAGCACATACCAATTTTCATTTACACGTACCTGAAGGAGCAGTGCCTAAAGACGGCCCGTCTGCAGGTATTGCCATGCTTACTGCTTTGGTTAGTGCGCTAACCAACAAACCTGTTAAGCCCTACTTAGCCATGACAGGCGAAATTACATTGCGAGGCAAGGTGCTGCCGGTTGGTGGCATTAAAGAGAAAATTTTGGCCGCAAAACGGACAGGTATTAAAACGGTTATTTTATGCGCCGACAACAAAAAAGATGTTGATGATATTAAACCTAATTATATTACTGGCCTCGAAATTCACTACGTAAAACATATAAAAGACGTAATTGCCGCCGGTATCGATTTGTAA
- the corA gene encoding magnesium/cobalt transporter CorA, giving the protein MPFPIRIISYNETEYHIHECEGMHEVKQKLKPDFTHWIDVGICEDETALENIGFYFNLHPLVLEDIRNTDQLPNFEDYDNYLFITLKMLHLNANKLTEEQASIILGENYVITFQEDLKLDVFNNVRERIYNARGQIRKLKADYLFCRLADAVVNNYYIVLEYYRDRIEELEGKILHFPDKLDALNSITDLKREIGIVRKHVTPLKDGFGKIRYEPGNLFRHNSLSYLYDVHDQLQYLTSNFESFREMLKDLMDLHHTHLSHSMNHIMKTLTIITAVFIPLTFIAGIYGMNFEYMPELKWKYGYAGVWILMLVCAAGLIYYMHRKKWW; this is encoded by the coding sequence ATGCCTTTCCCAATCCGCATCATCTCGTATAACGAAACCGAATATCATATACACGAGTGCGAAGGAATGCACGAGGTAAAACAAAAACTAAAACCCGACTTTACTCACTGGATAGATGTTGGAATTTGTGAAGACGAGACTGCCTTAGAAAACATAGGTTTTTATTTTAACCTGCACCCTTTGGTGCTCGAAGACATACGCAATACTGACCAACTGCCAAACTTTGAAGACTATGACAACTACTTGTTTATAACCCTAAAAATGTTGCACCTAAATGCCAACAAGCTAACAGAAGAACAAGCCAGTATAATATTAGGCGAAAATTATGTAATTACTTTTCAAGAGGATTTAAAATTAGATGTGTTTAACAACGTTCGCGAACGTATCTATAATGCACGCGGCCAAATCCGTAAACTTAAAGCCGACTATTTGTTTTGCCGCCTCGCCGATGCTGTTGTAAATAACTATTATATTGTACTAGAATATTACAGAGACCGAATTGAAGAATTAGAAGGAAAAATTTTACATTTTCCGGATAAATTAGATGCCCTAAACAGCATTACCGACCTAAAGCGCGAAATTGGCATTGTGCGCAAACACGTAACTCCGCTTAAAGATGGGTTTGGCAAAATACGTTACGAGCCAGGCAATCTGTTCAGGCATAACTCCCTGTCGTATTTATATGATGTGCACGACCAGTTACAATATTTAACCAGCAATTTCGAGTCGTTTCGCGAAATGTTAAAAGACTTAATGGATTTACACCATACGCATTTAAGCCATAGTATGAACCATATTATGAAAACCCTAACCATTATTACCGCCGTGTTTATACCCCTAACCTTTATAGCAGGTATCTATGGAATGAACTTTGAATATATGCCCGAATTGAAATGGAAATACGGCTATGCAGGCGTTTGGATTTTAATGTTGGTTTGCGCAGCAGGCTTAATTTATTATATGCACCGCAAAAAATGGTGGTAA
- a CDS encoding cobalamin B12-binding domain-containing protein, whose translation MQLNTISLKRPIRVLVAKVGLDGHDRGAKIIAASLRDAGMEVIYTGLRQTPEMVVNAALQEDVDIIGISILSGAHNTVFPKVLQLMEQNGLNDVLLTGGGIIPEEDAQLLYEMGVGKLFQPGTDMREIVRYLKNWVETNRSF comes from the coding sequence ATGCAGCTAAACACAATATCGCTTAAACGCCCAATACGAGTTTTGGTCGCCAAAGTTGGTTTGGACGGCCATGACCGGGGAGCAAAAATTATAGCTGCTTCTTTGCGCGATGCTGGCATGGAGGTTATTTATACCGGTTTACGCCAAACCCCCGAAATGGTGGTAAATGCCGCCCTGCAAGAAGATGTTGATATTATTGGTATCAGTATATTATCTGGAGCGCATAATACAGTTTTTCCGAAAGTATTACAATTAATGGAGCAAAACGGTTTAAATGATGTATTACTTACCGGAGGTGGAATTATTCCGGAAGAAGATGCTCAATTATTATATGAAATGGGGGTAGGTAAACTTTTTCAACCCGGAACCGATATGCGCGAAATTGTTCGTTATTTAAAAAACTGGGTCGAAACGAACAGGTCGTTTTAG